A genomic region of Terriglobia bacterium contains the following coding sequences:
- a CDS encoding NADH-quinone oxidoreductase subunit C, producing the protein MVTIPPALESNSTVKRFVEKFGDALTEVVYFQGETTLVVEKGRILEFCLFARGDDTLQFDFLADLTGVDRMPDEPRFEVNYHLLCLSRGERLRLKVRISEKDGKVASVTSVWPTANWHEREVFDMFGIVFENHPDLHRILCPEEWNGHPLRKDYPMLGYEETAPSPEPPTKRGWYSTLSD; encoded by the coding sequence ATGGTGACGATTCCTCCAGCATTGGAAAGCAATTCCACCGTCAAGCGATTCGTGGAGAAATTCGGCGACGCTCTTACGGAAGTTGTTTATTTCCAGGGTGAGACGACGCTGGTGGTGGAGAAGGGCCGGATCCTGGAGTTCTGCCTATTCGCGCGCGGGGATGACACCTTGCAGTTTGATTTTCTCGCCGACCTGACCGGGGTGGATCGGATGCCGGACGAACCGCGATTTGAGGTGAATTATCATCTCCTCTGCCTCTCCCGCGGGGAGCGACTGCGCCTCAAAGTCCGCATTTCCGAGAAGGACGGGAAAGTGGCCAGCGTAACCTCTGTATGGCCCACCGCAAATTGGCATGAACGAGAAGTGTTCGACATGTTTGGGATTGTTTTTGAGAACCATCCGGACCTGCACAGGATTTTGTGCCCCGAGGAATGGAACGGGCATCCGTTGCGGAAGGATTATCCGATGCTCGGCTACGAAGAGACGGCGCCCTCTCCCGAGCCGCCGACGAAGCGAGGCTGGTACAGTACCTTGAGCGATTGA
- the ndhC gene encoding NADH-quinone oxidoreductase subunit A: MLRSYLPILIQLILVSLIGLGILGLSYLVGKHKPTPEKLMPYESGVRPTGSAHERFAVKFYLTAMLFILFDVEVIFLYPWAVIYKELRFFGFFEMLTFILVVLAGYVYIWKKGALDWNKN; this comes from the coding sequence ATGCTGCGAAGTTATCTACCCATTCTGATTCAACTCATTCTTGTTTCGCTGATCGGCCTGGGCATTCTCGGATTGTCGTATCTGGTGGGGAAGCACAAGCCCACACCCGAGAAACTGATGCCTTACGAAAGCGGGGTGCGTCCGACCGGATCTGCCCACGAACGCTTTGCCGTTAAATTCTATCTCACGGCGATGCTGTTTATTCTCTTCGACGTGGAAGTGATTTTTCTTTACCCCTGGGCGGTGATTTACAAGGAATTGCGCTTTTTCGGATTCTTTGAGATGTTGACCTTTATTCTAGTCGTTCTGGCGGGGTATGTATACATCTGGAAAAAGGGCGCACTCGATTGGAATAAGAATTGA
- the thiS gene encoding sulfur carrier protein ThiS, giving the protein MIHVILNGDEIQVPENLSLSDCVVHLGLPAERIAIEHNREIIKRKDWGSREVKQGDTIEIVHFVGGG; this is encoded by the coding sequence ATGATCCACGTCATCCTCAACGGCGATGAAATCCAGGTGCCGGAAAATCTTTCCCTAAGCGATTGCGTCGTCCACCTGGGATTGCCCGCGGAGAGAATCGCGATCGAACACAACCGCGAGATTATTAAACGAAAGGACTGGGGCTCCAGGGAAGTCAAGCAGGGGGACACCATTGAGATCGTGCACTTTGTGGGGGGAGGGTAG
- a CDS encoding sigma-70 family RNA polymerase sigma factor produces the protein MESDPNDLKIAERLRKCDVEVFQDLYRTHKARLSSFLRHYLGDASAAEDVAQEVFLYLWKKPNGFNPGRGTLKGYLFGMARHRGVEWLRQHSSRENPSALEPIEEGVETGLILEQALEKMEPDLRGLLWLREVEGYSYSELSQILEIPMGTVKSRLFAAREDLRCKWHGRRP, from the coding sequence ATGGAGTCCGATCCCAACGACCTGAAGATCGCGGAAAGGTTGCGGAAATGCGATGTTGAGGTGTTCCAAGACCTCTATCGGACCCACAAGGCACGGCTGTCCAGCTTTCTGCGCCATTACTTAGGGGATGCGAGTGCCGCCGAGGATGTCGCCCAGGAAGTCTTTCTCTATCTATGGAAAAAACCGAACGGGTTTAATCCGGGGCGCGGGACCCTGAAAGGCTACCTGTTCGGGATGGCTCGCCATCGCGGCGTTGAGTGGTTGCGACAGCACTCTTCCCGGGAGAACCCGAGTGCTTTGGAACCCATAGAAGAGGGAGTTGAGACCGGCTTGATCCTGGAGCAAGCCTTGGAAAAGATGGAGCCGGATCTGCGGGGCTTGCTCTGGCTCCGCGAAGTGGAGGGATATTCCTACTCAGAACTCTCTCAAATCCTGGAAATTCCCATGGGTACAGTGAAGTCACGCCTATTTGCTGCGCGTGAAGATCTGAGGTGTAAGTGGCATGGGCGCCGCCCATGA
- a CDS encoding YdcH family protein, producing MAEATATDVIKERLMRDSEDFRRLAQKHSRYSEALEKLAHKSYLTEEEKLEEVNLKKLKLQMKDQMEFLIQKHRQQPVAN from the coding sequence ATGGCTGAGGCCACTGCCACGGATGTCATCAAAGAACGATTGATGCGGGATAGCGAGGATTTTCGCCGACTGGCTCAAAAACACTCTCGCTATTCCGAGGCACTGGAAAAACTGGCTCACAAGTCTTATCTGACCGAAGAAGAAAAACTGGAGGAAGTGAATCTCAAGAAGCTGAAGCTCCAGATGAAGGATCAAATGGAATTCCTGATCCAAAAGCACCGCCAGCAGCCTGTCGCCAACTGA
- a CDS encoding phosphatidylserine decarboxylase family protein yields the protein MRIAKDAWIFVLPLLVATLLLYFLHWLAASGVVLALTLFILYFFRDPERKIPNDPLAVVSPADGRVMEVEPVTIEGASQIRIGIFLSVFDVHINRSPIAGRVTSVRYQKGRFEAAFKKSVSIENEQNRLTIAGRTATVEVAQIAGLIARRIVCYKGEGDTVLRGERIGLIKFGSKTDCLLPPDAEVRIKVGDHVRGGASTIARLKGE from the coding sequence ATGAGAATCGCTAAGGACGCGTGGATCTTTGTGCTTCCCCTCCTCGTCGCGACCCTCCTCCTTTATTTTTTGCACTGGTTGGCTGCCTCCGGGGTGGTCCTCGCGCTCACCTTGTTCATCCTGTATTTTTTTCGGGATCCGGAACGGAAGATCCCGAACGATCCGCTCGCGGTCGTCTCTCCCGCCGATGGTCGCGTCATGGAAGTCGAACCCGTAACTATCGAGGGGGCGTCACAGATCCGGATCGGGATCTTCCTGTCAGTTTTTGACGTCCACATCAATCGCTCCCCCATCGCCGGGCGGGTCACTTCGGTGCGATATCAAAAGGGAAGATTTGAAGCGGCCTTTAAGAAATCTGTGTCGATCGAGAACGAACAGAACCGATTGACCATCGCCGGAAGGACCGCAACCGTGGAGGTCGCTCAGATCGCGGGTTTGATTGCACGTCGCATTGTGTGTTACAAAGGAGAGGGAGACACGGTCCTCCGCGGGGAACGCATCGGATTGATCAAGTTTGGATCCAAGACGGATTGTCTCCTGCCGCCCGACGCCGAGGTGAGGATCAAGGTTGGCGATCACGTGCGTGGGGGGGCGAGCACGATTGCCCGATTGAAGGGGGAGTAA
- the pssA gene encoding CDP-diacylglycerol--serine O-phosphatidyltransferase: MKGPRPARSKRFRRGIYVLPSIFTTANIFCGFYAIISCMKGDFNAAAVAIGLAILFDGLDGRIARMTNSTSAFGLEFDSLADVITFGIAPAVLAFMWGIRSVVPVEGSHAAKNINQIGWVISFAYLICGAARLARFNIQSGTPELTAHLPRKKHFVGMPIPAAAAFIAAVVHFISGVFKFNSLTEWQVSAAWIAILAVLAFLMVSTIRYPSFKELDLRSRKPFVLVIGIALLIGAIYYYSEYVLLILASIYAFSGPFSKILGMLHPRRTIADRSPQEQTHRASS; this comes from the coding sequence ATGAAGGGACCCCGCCCCGCCCGGAGCAAGCGATTCCGGCGCGGTATCTACGTCCTCCCCAGTATCTTTACTACAGCCAATATCTTCTGCGGCTTTTACGCCATCATCAGTTGCATGAAAGGCGATTTCAATGCCGCGGCGGTCGCGATCGGATTGGCGATCCTGTTTGATGGCTTGGATGGACGGATCGCCCGGATGACGAACTCCACCAGTGCGTTTGGCCTGGAATTTGATTCCCTCGCTGACGTCATCACTTTCGGTATTGCCCCCGCGGTGCTGGCGTTCATGTGGGGCATCCGTTCGGTCGTGCCAGTCGAAGGGTCCCACGCTGCCAAAAACATTAATCAAATCGGCTGGGTGATTTCCTTTGCCTATCTCATTTGTGGCGCCGCGCGGTTGGCCCGATTCAACATCCAGAGCGGGACTCCCGAGCTCACTGCCCATTTGCCCAGGAAGAAGCATTTCGTGGGGATGCCCATTCCGGCCGCGGCGGCATTCATTGCGGCCGTCGTCCATTTCATTTCGGGCGTCTTTAAGTTCAACAGTCTCACGGAATGGCAGGTCAGCGCGGCGTGGATCGCCATCCTCGCGGTGCTCGCCTTCCTTATGGTTTCCACGATCCGGTATCCGAGCTTCAAGGAACTGGATTTGCGCAGCCGCAAGCCCTTCGTGCTGGTCATTGGAATCGCCTTGTTGATCGGGGCCATCTATTACTATTCGGAGTACGTCCTGCTCATTCTCGCATCCATTTACGCATTTTCAGGCCCGTTTTCCAAGATCCTTGGCATGCTGCATCCCCGGCGAACCATCGCAGACCGTAGTCCGCAGGAGCAGACTCATCGCGCCTCGTCATGA
- a CDS encoding PLP-dependent aminotransferase family protein: MSTDIQSYFSEDARVMRENVIRAMSKFALKQGIIAFSGGMPNPETFPIAEISQFAQEILRDEGANALQYGLTVGHTKLIEALCPFMERRQVRGVRPENIIITNGSAQGIDLLGRVFLDPGDVVLFELPSYVGAIVSYTNYRATLVGVRHDEGGTVLEDLEEKILQVRRTGRRIKLMYSIPNFQNPSGVTLRWERRHRLLEILERHNILLIEDDPYGEIYFTGVDPASLVPIKSFDTEQNVIYLGTFSKLLAAGLRGAWTVAHPEIIRKMEFAKQVGDICGSSLDQRIIYRCLRDNLIDRHVPVIRSFYESRCGAMLAALEKYFPGEVKWNRPHGGLFVLVTFPPGFDTLALLQTAMEEYNVSFVIGQPFFVDGTGTNTMRLAFSKETESNIDEGIRRLGEAIRKHLPEIERSPKEVIAR, encoded by the coding sequence ATGAGCACTGATATTCAATCCTACTTTTCCGAAGATGCGCGGGTCATGCGCGAGAACGTGATTCGTGCGATGTCGAAGTTTGCCCTGAAACAAGGCATCATCGCCTTTTCCGGAGGCATGCCCAATCCGGAGACTTTTCCAATCGCCGAGATTTCGCAGTTTGCCCAGGAGATCCTGCGGGACGAGGGCGCCAACGCGCTGCAATACGGTCTGACCGTAGGCCATACCAAGCTGATCGAGGCGCTGTGTCCGTTCATGGAACGGCGGCAGGTCAGGGGGGTACGCCCTGAAAACATCATCATCACCAATGGTTCCGCGCAAGGGATCGACCTTTTGGGCCGTGTCTTCCTGGATCCCGGCGATGTCGTTCTATTTGAATTGCCCAGCTATGTAGGCGCCATCGTCTCTTACACCAACTACCGTGCCACCCTGGTCGGGGTGAGGCACGATGAGGGTGGAACCGTGCTCGAGGACCTTGAAGAAAAGATTCTGCAGGTCCGACGGACCGGGCGGCGCATCAAGCTCATGTACTCCATCCCGAATTTTCAGAATCCCTCCGGGGTGACCTTGCGATGGGAGCGTCGCCACCGGCTTCTGGAGATCCTGGAGCGTCACAACATCCTTCTGATCGAGGATGACCCGTACGGGGAAATTTACTTCACCGGGGTGGATCCCGCCTCGCTGGTTCCGATCAAGTCGTTCGACACCGAACAAAATGTCATCTATCTGGGGACATTCTCGAAGCTGCTGGCGGCCGGGCTGCGTGGGGCCTGGACGGTGGCTCACCCCGAGATCATCCGCAAGATGGAGTTTGCCAAGCAGGTGGGGGACATCTGCGGGAGTTCCCTCGACCAGCGGATCATTTACCGGTGCCTGCGGGACAATCTGATCGACCGGCACGTCCCGGTTATCCGGTCCTTCTACGAATCCCGATGCGGGGCCATGCTGGCAGCGCTCGAAAAGTATTTTCCCGGGGAGGTCAAGTGGAACCGACCGCACGGCGGCCTGTTCGTCCTGGTCACCTTCCCCCCGGGTTTCGATACCCTCGCCCTGCTCCAGACGGCGATGGAGGAGTACAATGTGTCCTTCGTGATCGGACAGCCCTTCTTCGTGGACGGTACCGGGACCAACACGATGCGACTGGCGTTTTCCAAGGAGACGGAATCCAACATTGATGAAGGCATTCGCCGTCTGGGAGAGGCCATCCGAAAACACCTCCCGGAGATCGAGCGGTCTCCAAAAGAGGTGATTGCGCGGTAG
- the guaA gene encoding glutamine-hydrolyzing GMP synthase — translation MRGSKEEPPTPHATQEKILILDFGSQYTQLIARRIRELHVYCEILPCTFPFEKAMEQQPQGIILSGGPDSVLAESSLRCDPRYLTLTQGPGKKSAPVLGICYGLQLMTHELGGQVGKSERREYGRAELAVCGESKLFEGAEKTSTAWMSHGDHIAQPPPGFKTVATSGDIIAAAEDTQRKLYGLQFHPEVAHTEQGRKILENFVLKICGCHGTWTPARFVEEAVQRIREQVGEARVVCALSGGVDSTVAATIVHRAIGDQLTCIFVNNGVLRKDEYTKVLERLSNLGSIREDKRKLNIVGIDASGLFLQKLRGVTDPEQKRKVIGAEFIAVFEQAARELASKHPAGKPPLFLVQGTLYPDVIESVSVKGPSVTIKSHHNVGGLPEKMNLKLIEPLRELFKDEVREVGRTLGLPEEILQRQPFPGPGLAVRILGEVTEDGLRILRDADEIVVDEIKRAGLYTKIWQSFAVLLPVQSVGVMGDARTYENVVAIRAVHSLDGMTADWVRLPYEVLEKTSSRIVNEVKGVNRVVYDISSKPPSTIEWE, via the coding sequence TTGCGCGGTAGCAAAGAGGAACCTCCTACGCCCCACGCCACTCAGGAAAAAATTCTTATCCTGGATTTTGGGTCGCAATACACCCAGCTGATTGCGCGGCGTATTCGTGAACTCCACGTTTACTGCGAAATCCTCCCCTGCACCTTCCCCTTTGAAAAGGCCATGGAACAACAGCCGCAAGGCATCATTCTTTCGGGAGGGCCGGATTCCGTGCTGGCAGAAAGCTCGCTCCGGTGTGATCCACGGTACCTCACATTGACTCAGGGCCCCGGCAAAAAATCGGCCCCTGTCCTCGGGATCTGTTACGGCCTTCAATTGATGACGCACGAACTGGGCGGGCAGGTGGGAAAGTCAGAGCGCCGGGAGTATGGCCGGGCGGAGCTCGCGGTCTGCGGGGAAAGCAAGCTGTTTGAAGGCGCCGAAAAGACCTCAACCGCCTGGATGAGCCATGGCGATCATATCGCCCAGCCGCCGCCGGGATTTAAGACCGTGGCGACCTCAGGGGACATCATTGCGGCCGCCGAAGACACGCAACGAAAGCTTTATGGCCTCCAGTTCCATCCCGAGGTGGCCCACACGGAGCAGGGCCGCAAGATCCTGGAAAACTTCGTCCTGAAGATTTGCGGTTGCCACGGCACCTGGACGCCGGCGAGGTTCGTGGAAGAAGCGGTTCAGCGGATCCGAGAGCAGGTGGGAGAGGCGCGAGTGGTCTGCGCGCTGAGCGGCGGCGTCGATTCCACGGTCGCAGCGACCATCGTCCATCGGGCTATCGGGGATCAGCTCACGTGTATCTTCGTCAACAACGGGGTGCTCCGGAAAGATGAGTACACCAAGGTCCTGGAGCGATTGTCGAATCTGGGCTCAATACGCGAGGACAAGCGGAAATTGAACATCGTCGGTATCGACGCGAGCGGGCTCTTTCTTCAGAAGCTTCGCGGAGTCACCGACCCGGAACAGAAGCGCAAAGTCATCGGGGCCGAGTTCATTGCAGTATTCGAACAGGCCGCGCGGGAGCTGGCGTCAAAGCATCCTGCCGGAAAACCACCCCTGTTCCTGGTGCAAGGAACCCTTTACCCGGACGTCATTGAGTCGGTCTCGGTGAAGGGGCCCTCGGTCACCATCAAGTCGCACCACAACGTGGGTGGGCTCCCCGAGAAGATGAACCTGAAATTGATCGAACCGCTGCGCGAATTGTTCAAGGATGAAGTCCGTGAGGTGGGCCGCACTCTCGGCCTGCCGGAAGAAATTCTTCAACGCCAGCCCTTCCCCGGCCCGGGCCTGGCCGTCAGAATCCTCGGAGAGGTCACCGAAGACGGTCTCCGGATTCTGCGTGATGCCGACGAAATCGTGGTGGACGAAATCAAACGGGCCGGGCTGTACACCAAGATCTGGCAGTCCTTTGCCGTGTTACTGCCTGTCCAGTCGGTGGGGGTGATGGGGGATGCACGCACCTACGAGAACGTTGTCGCCATTCGCGCGGTCCATTCCCTCGACGGCATGACCGCCGATTGGGTCCGTCTGCCCTATGAAGTCCTCGAAAAAACCTCCTCGCGCATTGTCAACGAAGTCAAGGGTGTCAACCGCGTGGTCTACGACATCTCCTCCAAACCGCCGTCCACGATTGAATGGGAATAG
- a CDS encoding insulinase family protein has product MKHHKLLFMVLFILFLSVGSSLMAQPTAPGKTPPPAKAAMTSPSVVELPSANSPLVSFRILIHAGSINDPQGKEGLNALTALMIGQGGTRDMTYKQIVDTLYPWAASIAPQSDKEVTVFIANIHKDNLLRFYRIFADLLLQPRFDESDFKRNKDELLNYLQNTLRFNDDEDLGKQSLEAMLYANHPYGHTPEGTVEGLKSITLDDVKAYYKKFYTRDNITLGIAGGYRPDFIQNMKTDFAKLPAGRVVPVALPKPAPIKDVQIDIVKKENRAIAISFGCPVDVTRADKDFYALMVASSYLGEHRTQNGVLFNYIRGLRGLNYGDYAYVENFIQDGGSTFPVPNIPRRQQFFSVWIRPVEPQNAHFALRAALYQVQQLVRKGLTQEQFEQQRKFLLNYSKLWNQTLSRRLGTLLDSKFYGIEYFPDRVERELKALKVEEVNAAVKKHLQDKNFDVAIITRDAEPLKTALAENQSSPIKYAGPVSGDVLRDDKVLVDLKLTVNLDKLRIVPSSELFEK; this is encoded by the coding sequence GTGAAACATCACAAACTCCTGTTCATGGTTCTATTCATCCTGTTCCTGTCCGTGGGTTCGTCTTTGATGGCACAGCCGACGGCTCCCGGGAAGACACCTCCCCCGGCCAAGGCGGCGATGACTTCCCCCTCGGTGGTGGAACTTCCCAGTGCCAACTCCCCGCTGGTTTCCTTCCGCATCCTCATCCATGCCGGATCGATTAACGATCCCCAGGGAAAAGAAGGTCTGAACGCGCTGACGGCCCTGATGATCGGCCAGGGCGGCACGAGGGACATGACCTACAAGCAGATCGTCGACACGCTTTATCCATGGGCGGCATCGATTGCGCCGCAGTCAGATAAGGAAGTCACCGTCTTCATCGCCAACATCCATAAGGACAATCTCCTTAGATTTTACAGGATCTTCGCCGACCTTCTCCTTCAGCCCCGTTTTGATGAGAGTGATTTCAAACGTAATAAAGATGAGTTGCTGAATTATTTGCAGAACACCTTGCGGTTCAATGATGACGAGGATCTCGGCAAGCAATCACTCGAGGCCATGCTCTATGCGAATCATCCCTATGGCCACACCCCGGAAGGGACGGTGGAGGGTCTGAAATCGATCACGCTGGACGATGTGAAGGCGTACTACAAGAAATTTTACACCCGCGACAACATCACTCTGGGTATCGCGGGAGGCTACAGGCCGGATTTCATCCAAAACATGAAAACCGACTTTGCAAAATTGCCGGCGGGGAGGGTCGTTCCGGTCGCGCTGCCCAAGCCGGCGCCGATCAAGGATGTTCAGATCGATATTGTGAAGAAGGAAAATCGCGCCATCGCCATCTCGTTCGGGTGCCCCGTCGACGTCACGCGCGCCGACAAGGATTTTTACGCTTTGATGGTGGCGAGTTCGTACCTCGGAGAACATCGGACGCAGAACGGTGTGCTCTTCAATTACATTCGGGGTTTGAGAGGATTGAACTATGGCGATTACGCCTACGTCGAGAATTTCATCCAGGATGGGGGCTCCACGTTTCCAGTCCCGAACATTCCCCGCCGCCAGCAGTTCTTCAGCGTGTGGATTCGTCCGGTCGAGCCGCAGAACGCCCATTTCGCACTGCGCGCAGCCCTGTACCAGGTTCAACAGCTTGTCCGGAAAGGACTGACCCAGGAGCAGTTTGAGCAGCAGCGGAAATTCCTGCTGAATTATTCCAAGCTGTGGAACCAGACCCTCTCGCGGAGGTTGGGGACACTGCTGGATTCAAAATTCTATGGCATCGAATATTTTCCCGACCGGGTGGAGCGGGAGTTGAAGGCGCTCAAGGTGGAGGAGGTGAATGCCGCCGTCAAGAAGCACCTCCAGGACAAGAATTTCGACGTCGCCATCATTACCCGCGACGCCGAGCCTCTGAAAACGGCGCTGGCGGAGAACCAGTCCTCCCCGATCAAATATGCGGGGCCTGTTTCCGGGGATGTCCTTCGAGATGACAAGGTTCTTGTCGATCTCAAGCTCACCGTGAACCTCGACAAGCTTCGGATTGTCCCGTCCAGTGAGCTGTTCGAGAAATGA